A single region of the Plasmodium cynomolgi strain B DNA, scaffold: 0380, whole genome shotgun sequence genome encodes:
- a CDS encoding hypothetical protein (putative), which yields MKAKKIDLLKKKEFDKSILSDAFNTQDENILHLVVSHPISSVLDEQNGNAMSAMSGGMCSGLLINKKANVKSGESEEEAIICIREIGINYFGNSFEDGTTSGEVVHSHNDITGINIWECYLMISKWISYIISLFKHVNIVHNGTNQRPNQVIIIGVNPPTPSDMSHNVLLNEELFGHLDSAWRSKSKNMQRPLKQ from the exons ATGAAAGCCAAGAAAATCGAcctacttaaaaaaaaagagttcgACAAGAGCATTCTGTCGGATGCCTTCAACACCCAggacgaaaatattttgcacctCGTTGTGAGCCACCCCATATCGAGTGTGCTGGACGAACAGAATGGGAACGCGATGAGTGCCATGAGCGGCGGCATGTGCAGCGGC TTGCTCATCaacaaaaaggcaaacgTAAAAAGCGGGGAAAGCGAAGAAGAGGCCATTATATGCATAAGAGAAATTGGGATAAACTATTTTGGGAATTCATTTGAGGATGGCACAACATCTGGAGAAGTGGTTCATTCTCATAATGACATCACCGGGATTAACATTTGGGAGTGCTACCTCATGATAAGCAAATGGATCTCCTATAT CATTTCTCTTTTCAAGCATGTGAACATTGTTCACAACGGAACTAATCAAAGACCGAACCAAGTAATCATTATCGGTGTCAATCCACCCACTCCAAGTGACATGTCGCATAATGTCCTATTAAACGAAGAACTCTTTGGCCACCTAGATTCAGCATGGAGgagtaaaagtaaaaatatgcaacgTCCATTGAAACAATG